The following coding sequences lie in one Rutidosis leptorrhynchoides isolate AG116_Rl617_1_P2 chromosome 6, CSIRO_AGI_Rlap_v1, whole genome shotgun sequence genomic window:
- the LOC139853412 gene encoding chromatin remodeling protein EBS-like, which produces MASTRSGRRDLESYSINGTEKIIRRGDCVLMQPEDLDDPLYVARVVKLEKDRDENVNVYVRWYYRPEDSKVGRRNFHGEKELLLSDHYDWQSAYAIVGKCVVHSLTSYKALKIIKEEDYFSRFEYRPFVSKGLGMSPKNVDVYCRCGLPYNPDENMVGCDGCGDWFHFTCVDLTYEEAINRKNFFCPSCDLQK; this is translated from the exons ATGGCGAGCACAAGAAGTGGAAGGAGAGATTTAGAATCATATTCCATCAATGGCACCGAAAAAATAATCAGAC GTGGCGATTGTGTCCTCATGCAGCCTGAAGACTTAGACGACCCACTTTACGTCGCTCGAGTTGTGAAACTCGAAAAAGATCGTGACGAAAATGTGAATGTTTATGTCCGTTGGTATTATCGTCCCGAGGATTCAAAGGTAGGAAGGCGGAATTTTCATGGCGAAAAGGAATTGCTTTTGTCCGATCATTATGATTGGCAAAGCGCATATGCGATCGTTGGGAAGTGTGTGGTACACTCTCTAACGAGTTACAAAGCGCTTAAAATCATTAAGGAAGAAGATTATTTCTCTAGGTTTGAATACAGGCCTTTTGTTTCCAAAGGTTTAGGTATGAGCCCTAAAAATGTTGATGT GTATTGTAGATGTGGATTGCCATACAATCCAGATGAAAATATGGTGGGATGCGATGGATGTGGTGACTG GTTCCATTTTACATGTGTCGATTTAACTTATGAAGAAGCAATAAATCGAAAAAACTTTTTCTGCCCAAGTTGCGATCTTCAAAAATAA